The Caloenas nicobarica isolate bCalNic1 chromosome 28, bCalNic1.hap1, whole genome shotgun sequence genome window below encodes:
- the LOC135999339 gene encoding olfactory receptor 14A16-like, which produces MSNSSSITQFLLLAFSDTRELQLLHFWLFLGIYLAALLGNGLIITTIACDQHLHTPMYFFLLNLSLLDLGSISITVPKSMANSLWDTRVISFAGCAAQVFCVCSLFAAEYSLLTIMSYDRYVAICKPLHYGTLLGSRACVHMAAAAWATGFLVALLHTANTFSLPLCKGNALDQFFCEIPQILKLSCSDAYLREVWLLVGTVCLTFGCFVFIVLSYVQIFRAVLRIPSEQGRHKAFATCLPHLAVVSLFVSTGIFAYLKPPSISSPSLDLVVSVLYALVPPAVNPLIYSMRNQELKDALWKLISYCFLKQ; this is translated from the coding sequence atgtccaacagcagctccatcacccagttcctcctcctggcgttctcagacacacgggagctgcagctcttgcacttctggctcttcctgggcatctacctggctgccctcctgggcaacggcctcatcatcaccaccatagcctgtgaccagcacctccacacccccatgtacttcttcctgctcaacctctccctcctcgacctgggctccatctccatcactgtccccaaatccatggccaactctctgtgggataccagggtcatttcctttgctggatgtgctgcccaggtcttctgtgTATGTTCCTTGTTTGCTGCAGAGTATTcccttctcaccatcatgtcctacgaccgctacgttgccatctgcaaacccctgcactacgggaccctcctgggcagcagagcttgtgtccacatggcagcagctgcctgggccactgggtttctcgttgctctgctgcacacggccaatacattttcactgccactgtgcaagggcaatgccctggaccagttcttctgtgaaatcccccagatcctcaagctctcctgctcagatgcctacctcagggaagtttggcttcttgtaggtactgtctgtttaacttttggctgctttgtgttcattgtgctgtcctatgtgcagatttTCAGGGCCGtactgaggatcccctctgagcagggacggcacaaagcctttgccacgtgcctccctcacctggccgtggtctccctgtttgtcagcactggcatatttgcctacctgaagcccccctccatctcctccccatccctggacctggtggtgtctgttctatacgcattggtgcctccagcagtgaaccccctcatctacagcatgaggaaccaggagctcaaagatgccctgtggaaactcatatcttactgttttctgaaacaataa